The Breoghania sp. genome has a segment encoding these proteins:
- the dnaA gene encoding chromosomal replication initiator protein DnaA, whose translation MDVSGAPGPEQWSRVKKRLRAELGEDVFSSWFARVDLESQGADGTVRLSVPTRFLKQWIQSHYRDRLINLWQSECSDIRGIELTVRGAVRARPSVVAQAASQGGVATAGSLKSSVGDARSSSLSAEIIPVRQPVSARHSDATSAGANDVLEGAALDPKYTFSTFVEGTSNALALAAARQVAGTGPVTYNPLYLHASVGLGKTHLLHAVAAEARNSGRRVLYLTAEHFMYRFVAALKSQSALAFKDTLRGIDLLLIDDMQFLHGKQVQQEFCHTLNSLIDGARQVVVAADRAPSELETLDDRVRSRLAGGLVVGIQTPDYELRRAILTNRTRMVSSVHPNFTMPEGVLDYVASNVTANGRDLEGALNRLVAHNQLTNQPITTEMAELTLRDLVRTHEPRRVKIEDIQRVVSKHYNVSKPDLLSARRTRTIVRPRQIAMYLAKMLTPRSLPEIGRRFGNRDHTTVLHAVRKIEDLVKNDATLAQEIELLKRMLDS comes from the coding sequence ATGGACGTTTCAGGAGCCCCGGGGCCGGAACAATGGAGCCGCGTGAAAAAGCGGCTTCGCGCGGAACTGGGTGAAGACGTGTTTTCGAGCTGGTTCGCACGGGTCGATCTCGAAAGCCAGGGTGCCGACGGCACAGTCCGCCTGTCGGTCCCCACACGCTTCCTGAAGCAGTGGATCCAGTCGCACTACCGCGACCGCCTGATCAACCTGTGGCAGAGCGAATGCAGCGACATTCGCGGCATCGAGCTGACGGTGCGTGGCGCGGTGCGTGCCCGTCCCTCGGTCGTTGCCCAGGCTGCCAGCCAGGGTGGCGTTGCCACCGCCGGCTCGCTGAAGTCCTCGGTGGGCGATGCCCGGTCCTCTTCCCTGTCGGCGGAAATCATTCCGGTTCGCCAGCCCGTCTCCGCCCGTCACAGCGACGCCACATCGGCAGGCGCCAATGACGTTCTGGAAGGCGCGGCGCTCGATCCGAAATACACCTTCTCCACCTTCGTGGAAGGAACCTCCAACGCGCTGGCGCTGGCCGCCGCACGTCAGGTGGCAGGCACCGGTCCGGTCACCTACAACCCGCTCTATCTCCATGCCAGCGTCGGTCTCGGCAAGACCCACCTGCTGCATGCGGTCGCCGCGGAGGCCCGCAACAGCGGCCGCCGGGTGCTGTATCTCACCGCGGAGCACTTCATGTACCGCTTCGTTGCGGCGCTGAAGTCGCAGTCGGCGCTGGCCTTCAAGGACACGCTGCGCGGCATCGATCTGCTGCTGATCGACGACATGCAGTTCCTGCATGGCAAGCAGGTCCAGCAGGAGTTCTGCCACACGCTGAACTCGCTCATCGACGGGGCCCGTCAGGTGGTGGTTGCCGCCGACCGTGCGCCTTCCGAGCTTGAGACCCTGGACGACCGCGTCCGCTCGCGCCTTGCCGGCGGTCTCGTGGTCGGCATTCAGACACCGGATTACGAACTGCGCCGGGCGATTCTCACCAACCGCACCCGCATGGTCTCCTCCGTGCATCCCAATTTCACCATGCCGGAAGGCGTGCTGGACTATGTGGCCTCCAACGTGACCGCCAATGGCCGCGACCTTGAGGGCGCGCTGAACCGTCTGGTGGCCCACAACCAGCTCACCAACCAGCCGATCACCACGGAGATGGCGGAACTGACGCTTCGCGACCTCGTGCGCACCCATGAGCCGCGCCGGGTCAAGATCGAAGACATCCAGCGGGTCGTCTCCAAGCACTACAACGTCTCCAAGCCGGACCTTCTGTCCGCGCGCCGCACCCGCACCATCGTGCGGCCGCGTCAGATCGCCATGTATCTGGCCAAGATGCTGACGCCGCGCTCGCTGCCGGAAATCGGCCGCCGCTTCGGCAATCGCGATCACACAACCGTTCTGCACGCCGTTCGCAAGATCGAGGACCTGGTAAAGAACGACGCCACGCTGGCGCAGGAAATCGAGCTTCTGAAGCGCATGCTCGACAGCTAA
- the dnaN gene encoding DNA polymerase III subunit beta has protein sequence MKVTLERTDLLKSLTHVHRVVERRNTIPILSNVLLRADGGELRLKATDLDLEISETVPAMVEAPGATTVPAHMLYDIVRKLPDGSQVVMETSTDQTTLEIRAGRSRFALQMLPEADFPDLTAGDFTHSFEVPAADFRKLIDRTQFAISTEETRYYLNGIYFHTVDANGPRFRAVATDGHRLAQAEVPAPAGAVGMPGIIVPRKTVGEIQKLLDEPEANVAIELSETKIRLTTGPVVLTSKLIDGTFPDYGRVIPQGNDKELRLERDEFEKAVDRVSTISSERGRAVKLAMSEGRMVLTVNNPDSGSATEELVVDYDAEPIEIGFNSRYLLDIANQLTSDTAIFRLADPGSPTLVQNSGADDTLYVLMPMRV, from the coding sequence ATGAAAGTGACCCTCGAGCGGACAGATCTTCTGAAGTCCCTGACCCACGTTCACCGGGTCGTCGAGCGGCGCAACACGATTCCGATCCTGTCGAACGTGCTTTTGCGCGCCGACGGCGGCGAATTGCGGCTGAAGGCGACCGACCTCGATCTTGAGATTTCCGAAACCGTGCCTGCCATGGTGGAAGCACCGGGCGCGACGACGGTGCCTGCGCACATGCTCTACGACATCGTGCGCAAGCTGCCGGACGGCTCGCAGGTGGTGATGGAAACCTCCACCGACCAGACGACGCTGGAGATCCGGGCCGGGCGCTCGCGCTTTGCGCTGCAGATGCTGCCGGAAGCCGATTTCCCGGATCTGACGGCTGGCGACTTCACCCATTCCTTCGAAGTGCCGGCGGCCGATTTCCGCAAACTGATCGACCGCACCCAGTTCGCCATCTCCACCGAGGAGACGCGCTACTATCTGAACGGCATCTATTTCCACACCGTCGATGCCAACGGTCCGCGCTTCCGCGCGGTCGCGACCGACGGCCATCGTCTCGCGCAGGCCGAGGTTCCCGCCCCTGCGGGCGCGGTCGGCATGCCGGGCATCATCGTGCCGCGCAAGACGGTGGGGGAAATCCAGAAGCTGCTGGACGAGCCGGAAGCCAATGTCGCGATTGAGCTGTCGGAGACCAAGATCCGCCTGACCACGGGTCCGGTGGTCCTCACCTCCAAGCTCATCGACGGCACCTTCCCCGACTATGGCCGCGTCATTCCGCAAGGCAATGACAAGGAGCTTCGGCTGGAGCGCGACGAGTTCGAGAAGGCGGTGGACCGCGTTTCCACCATCTCCTCCGAACGCGGTCGCGCGGTGAAGCTGGCCATGAGCGAGGGCCGCATGGTGCTGACCGTCAACAACCCGGATTCCGGGTCTGCGACGGAAGAGCTTGTGGTCGATTACGACGCCGAACCCATCGAGATCGGCTTCAACTCGCGCTACCTGCTCGACATCGCCAACCAGCTTACCTCCGATACCGCGATCTTCCGTCTGGCCGATCCCGGTTCGCCGACGCTGGTGCAGAATTCCGGCGCGGACGACACGCTCTACGTCCTGATGCCGATGCGCGTGTAG
- the recF gene encoding DNA replication/repair protein RecF has translation MSQPACVRIARLTLTDFRNYASTNLATDARLVALTGDNGAGKTNLMEAVSLLTPGRGLRRAAFVDIVRKAPADPHAPAPDGWSVSALLDGDNGETRIGTGFSVDAASRRVRIDGAEARSADALSEYLRVLWLVPAMDGLFTGSASDRRRFLDRLVLAVDPGHGRRVADFDKAMRSRNRLLETGGEAGWLDAVEAQIASLGVAMAFARREAVTLLASLIAEHAGDDAFPEAALSLDGPFEVLSAATPAADLEDAYIELLARGRPRDRAAGRTLEGPHRTDLAVTHVAKAMPAGLASTGEQKALLIGLVLAHAELTARVSGLTPILLLDEVAAHLDPARRAALFARLDRLGGQVFMTGTDRALFEALPEDAARFAVSDGSVSPLAG, from the coding sequence ATGAGCCAGCCCGCGTGTGTGCGGATTGCCCGCCTGACCCTGACCGATTTCCGCAATTATGCGTCCACGAACCTTGCAACGGATGCGCGTCTCGTGGCGCTGACGGGCGACAATGGCGCGGGCAAGACCAATTTGATGGAAGCGGTTTCCCTTCTGACGCCGGGACGCGGCCTCAGGCGCGCGGCCTTTGTCGATATCGTACGAAAGGCCCCCGCCGATCCGCACGCGCCCGCCCCCGATGGGTGGAGCGTGTCGGCGCTTCTCGACGGCGATAATGGCGAGACGCGGATCGGCACGGGCTTCTCGGTGGACGCGGCAAGCCGGCGCGTCAGGATCGACGGGGCCGAAGCGCGCTCCGCCGACGCTTTGAGCGAATATCTGCGCGTCCTGTGGCTCGTTCCCGCCATGGACGGGCTCTTCACCGGCTCGGCCAGCGACCGCCGCCGCTTTCTCGACCGGCTGGTGCTTGCCGTCGATCCCGGTCACGGGCGACGCGTCGCCGATTTCGACAAGGCGATGCGGAGCCGCAACCGGTTGCTTGAAACCGGCGGAGAAGCCGGTTGGCTCGATGCGGTGGAGGCGCAGATCGCCTCGCTCGGCGTCGCCATGGCCTTTGCGCGGCGCGAGGCGGTGACGCTTTTGGCGAGCCTCATCGCAGAACATGCGGGCGATGATGCCTTCCCCGAGGCCGCGCTTTCGCTGGACGGGCCCTTCGAGGTGTTGTCGGCGGCGACGCCTGCGGCCGATCTGGAAGATGCCTATATCGAGCTTCTGGCGCGCGGACGACCCCGCGACCGGGCCGCCGGGCGCACGCTGGAAGGCCCGCACAGGACCGATCTCGCCGTCACCCATGTGGCCAAGGCCATGCCCGCAGGGCTTGCCTCGACCGGCGAACAGAAGGCGCTTTTGATCGGGCTGGTACTCGCCCACGCGGAGCTGACGGCCCGCGTCTCCGGGCTGACACCGATCCTGCTTCTGGATGAGGTCGCAGCCCATCTCGACCCGGCCCGGCGCGCCGCCCTTTTTGCGCGGCTCGACAGGCTGGGCGGTCAGGTCTTCATGACCGGTACCGACCGCGCGCTTTTCGAGGCGCTGCCAGAGGATGCCGCCCGTTTTGCGGTGTCGGATGGCAGCGTGTCACCGCTCGCGGGTTAG
- a CDS encoding oligopeptide/dipeptide ABC transporter ATP-binding protein, protein MISPASETAVLELETPQEGAPVVEVEGLSRVFDVSRPWLNRVLERDTRHYLRAVQDVSFSIARGETFALVGESGSGKSTVAKMVVGLLPPSAGAIRIDGHDMLGAQQAEAMRSLRRRIQMIFQDPFASLNPRWRVGRIIAEPIRAFALEEDGKAMERRVSELLCLVGLDPRDAKKFPHEFSGGQRQRICIARALASKPEFLVCDEPTSALDVSVQAQILNLMRDLQDEFGLTYLFISHDLAVVRHMARRIGVMYLGRLVEVADSEALFENPRHPYTRMLLDAVPDLAMTGTRRKQVEGEIPNPISPPPGCAFHPRCPLANERCRREQPDALAANGALVRCHAVEEGRA, encoded by the coding sequence ATGATCAGTCCGGCAAGCGAAACCGCCGTCCTCGAACTTGAGACGCCGCAGGAGGGAGCCCCCGTCGTGGAGGTCGAAGGCCTCTCGCGGGTCTTCGATGTGTCCAGGCCCTGGCTCAACCGGGTTCTGGAACGCGACACGCGTCACTACCTGCGCGCGGTTCAGGATGTGTCCTTTTCCATCGCCCGTGGCGAGACCTTCGCGCTGGTCGGCGAAAGCGGGTCCGGTAAATCGACCGTCGCCAAGATGGTCGTGGGTCTCCTGCCGCCCTCTGCGGGGGCGATCCGCATCGATGGCCACGACATGCTGGGCGCGCAACAGGCCGAGGCCATGCGGTCCTTGCGCCGTCGCATCCAGATGATCTTTCAGGACCCCTTCGCCAGCCTCAATCCCCGCTGGCGGGTGGGGCGCATCATCGCCGAACCGATCCGTGCCTTCGCCCTGGAGGAAGACGGCAAGGCGATGGAGCGCCGGGTGAGCGAATTGCTGTGCCTCGTCGGCCTCGATCCGCGCGATGCGAAGAAATTCCCGCATGAGTTTTCCGGCGGCCAGCGCCAGCGCATCTGCATTGCCCGCGCGCTGGCCTCGAAACCGGAATTCCTCGTCTGCGATGAGCCGACCTCGGCGCTGGATGTGTCCGTTCAGGCGCAGATCCTGAACCTGATGCGCGATCTGCAGGACGAATTCGGCCTGACCTACCTTTTCATCAGCCACGATCTGGCCGTGGTGCGCCACATGGCGCGCCGCATCGGGGTGATGTATCTGGGCCGTCTGGTGGAAGTGGCGGATTCCGAGGCGCTGTTTGAAAACCCGCGCCACCCCTATACGCGCATGCTGCTCGATGCCGTGCCCGATCTCGCCATGACGGGCACGCGGCGCAAACAGGTGGAAGGCGAGATCCCGAACCCGATTTCCCCGCCCCCCGGCTGCGCCTTCCATCCGCGCTGTCCCTTGGCCAACGAACGCTGCCGGAGGGAACAGCCCGACGCGCTTGCGGCCAACGGTGCGCTGGTGCGTTGTCATGCGGTGGAGGAAGGCCGGGCCTGA
- a CDS encoding ABC transporter ATP-binding protein codes for MSIPLLSVRDLKVEFPTRRGRLRAIDGVSFDLAPGEVLGMVGESGAGKSLTGAAVIGLLEPPGRIAGGEIWLKGERIDGWSPKAMQKVRGKRIGMVFQDPLTSLNPLFTIGEQITETIMTHLPVTPREARDRAVALLEAVGIPAASKRLNAYPHQFSGGMRQRVVIALALCAEPELVIADEPTTALDVSVQAQIIDVLKELCRERGASVILITHDMGVIAEAADRVAVMYSGRIAEIGPVADVVKTPRHPYTVGLMGSIPALAGSVDRLVQIPGAMPRLDAIPQGCPFNPRCPHTFARCCSERPEPTPVGSTKVACWLPEALSREGLAEQGAMAQSNAGGEA; via the coding sequence ATGAGCATTCCGCTTCTTTCCGTGCGCGATCTCAAGGTCGAGTTTCCGACCCGCCGGGGACGGCTTCGCGCGATTGACGGTGTTTCCTTCGATCTGGCGCCGGGCGAGGTGCTGGGCATGGTGGGCGAGAGCGGGGCGGGCAAGTCGCTGACCGGGGCGGCCGTGATCGGCCTTCTGGAGCCGCCGGGCCGCATCGCGGGCGGCGAGATCTGGCTGAAGGGCGAGCGCATCGACGGGTGGTCGCCCAAGGCCATGCAGAAGGTGCGCGGCAAGCGCATCGGCATGGTGTTTCAGGACCCGCTGACGAGCCTCAACCCGCTGTTCACGATCGGCGAGCAGATCACCGAGACGATCATGACCCACCTGCCGGTCACGCCTCGCGAGGCGCGTGACCGGGCGGTGGCGCTTCTTGAAGCGGTCGGTATTCCGGCGGCCTCAAAGCGGCTCAACGCCTATCCGCACCAGTTTTCAGGCGGCATGCGCCAGCGCGTGGTGATCGCGCTGGCGCTCTGCGCCGAGCCGGAACTGGTGATCGCGGATGAACCGACCACCGCGCTCGATGTTTCGGTTCAGGCCCAGATCATCGACGTCTTGAAGGAGCTTTGCCGCGAGCGCGGGGCCTCCGTCATCCTGATCACCCACGACATGGGCGTGATCGCGGAGGCCGCCGACCGTGTGGCGGTCATGTATTCCGGCCGGATTGCCGAAATCGGCCCCGTCGCCGATGTGGTCAAGACCCCGCGCCACCCTTACACGGTCGGCCTGATGGGCTCGATCCCGGCGCTGGCAGGCTCCGTCGACCGTCTGGTCCAGATCCCCGGCGCGATGCCGCGTCTCGATGCGATCCCGCAGGGCTGCCCCTTCAACCCGCGCTGCCCCCACACTTTCGCCCGCTGTTGTTCCGAGCGGCCCGAACCGACACCTGTGGGCAGCACGAAGGTCGCCTGCTGGCTGCCGGAGGCGCTTTCGCGCGAAGGGCTGGCGGAACAGGGCGCGATGGCGCAATCCAATGCCGGAGGTGAGGCATGA
- a CDS encoding ABC transporter permease, whose protein sequence is MSDTTSTGTSSGPQEKGWLARAADSDILHSFLASRVTIVAALVALAFFAGAAFAPWIAPHDPFDLASVDLLDSLLPPAWAPDGDMRFLLGTDDLGRDIFSAILYGSRISIGVGLVSVAFAATLGITLGLIAGYAGGRVDAFIMRLAEVQLTFPAILIALLVDGAARGIFGNLNRENSAFWILVFSIGLSFWVQYARTVRGSTMVERNTEYVQAARLIGIRPGLILLRHVLPNVMSPVLVIATINLALAVITEATLSYLGVGVPPTQPSLGTLVRIGNDFLFSGEWWIAIFPGIALALLVLAVNLIGDWLRDALNPKLR, encoded by the coding sequence ATGAGCGACACGACATCCACCGGCACATCATCCGGGCCGCAGGAAAAGGGCTGGCTGGCGCGCGCCGCCGACAGCGACATCCTGCATTCCTTTCTCGCCTCCAGGGTCACCATCGTGGCCGCCCTCGTGGCGCTGGCCTTTTTCGCCGGCGCGGCCTTCGCGCCCTGGATCGCACCGCATGATCCCTTCGATCTGGCGAGTGTGGACCTGCTCGATTCGCTGCTCCCCCCCGCCTGGGCGCCCGATGGCGACATGCGGTTCCTTCTGGGAACGGACGATCTCGGCCGCGATATCTTCTCCGCCATCCTCTACGGCTCGCGCATCTCCATCGGCGTCGGCCTCGTCTCGGTCGCCTTTGCCGCAACGCTTGGCATCACGCTGGGCCTGATCGCGGGCTATGCGGGCGGGCGCGTCGATGCCTTCATCATGCGACTGGCCGAGGTGCAGCTCACCTTCCCCGCGATCCTGATCGCCCTGCTGGTCGATGGCGCGGCGCGCGGGATTTTCGGCAATCTCAACCGCGAGAATTCGGCCTTCTGGATCCTCGTCTTTTCCATCGGGCTCAGCTTCTGGGTGCAATATGCGCGCACCGTGCGCGGCTCCACCATGGTGGAGCGCAACACGGAATATGTGCAGGCCGCCCGCCTCATCGGCATTCGCCCCGGCCTCATCCTGCTGCGCCATGTCTTGCCCAATGTCATGAGCCCGGTGCTGGTCATCGCCACCATCAACCTGGCGCTCGCCGTCATCACGGAGGCGACGCTCTCCTATCTCGGCGTCGGTGTGCCGCCCACCCAGCCCTCGCTCGGCACGCTGGTGCGCATCGGCAACGATTTCCTGTTCTCCGGCGAATGGTGGATCGCCATTTTCCCCGGCATCGCGCTCGCCCTGCTCGTCCTCGCCGTGAACCTCATCGGCGACTGGTTGCGCGACGCGCTCAACCCGAAACTGCGGTAG
- a CDS encoding GNAT family N-acetyltransferase, translated as MTAPLTPYTFRAIEARDLPALALLWHEAWRAGHLAFAASELVDARTPELFLNRLKPFAGHGLVALGHDGEPDGFAYWDGAELDQFHLGQRARGTGLAGALMHRAEEAMAGEGITSAHLFCAEGNARAHRFYEKAGWRDQGVEATKVSDGLGGWLPAACHRFTKELARR; from the coding sequence ATGACCGCGCCCCTCACGCCTTACACATTCCGCGCCATCGAGGCGCGCGATCTCCCGGCTCTTGCGCTGCTGTGGCACGAGGCATGGCGCGCGGGCCACCTCGCTTTCGCCGCGTCCGAACTGGTGGACGCGCGCACCCCGGAACTGTTCCTGAACCGCCTGAAACCCTTTGCAGGCCATGGCCTCGTGGCGCTGGGTCACGACGGCGAACCCGACGGGTTCGCCTATTGGGACGGGGCGGAGCTTGATCAGTTCCATCTCGGACAACGCGCCCGCGGCACCGGGCTTGCGGGGGCGCTGATGCACAGGGCCGAAGAGGCCATGGCGGGCGAGGGCATCACCTCAGCCCATCTCTTCTGTGCCGAAGGCAATGCCCGCGCCCACCGCTTCTATGAAAAGGCCGGCTGGCGCGATCAGGGCGTCGAGGCCACCAAGGTCTCTGACGGCCTGGGCGGCTGGCTCCCGGCCGCCTGTCATCGCTTCACCAAGGAGCTTGCGCGCCGATGA
- a CDS encoding ABC transporter permease yields MLAFIIRRLLQAVAVMLAVALIAFTLFRFVGDPINQMVGQDTTPAQREALREQLGLNDSVLVQFSRFVGNAARFDFGRSYQFKQPVADLIGSRLPATFELSLVSAILSLLIGIPMGVYTGLNRTSWLSKVFLTISLIGISLPTFFIGILLIFVFSVTLQWLPSFGRGEVVDLGFWTTGFLTVSGLKALIMPAITLGLFQMTLIMRLVRSEMLEVIRADYIKFARARGLPDRIVHFRHALKNTLVPVITITGLQLGSIIAFAIITETVFQWPGMGLLFLQAVQNVDIPIMAAYLMLIAFVFVVINLIVDILYFVVDPRLRVERTVQT; encoded by the coding sequence ATGCTCGCCTTCATCATCCGGCGTCTGTTGCAGGCCGTTGCCGTCATGCTGGCGGTGGCGCTGATCGCCTTCACGCTGTTCCGCTTCGTCGGCGATCCGATCAACCAGATGGTCGGTCAGGATACCACCCCCGCCCAGCGCGAAGCCCTGCGTGAGCAGCTCGGTCTCAATGACAGCGTGCTCGTGCAGTTCAGCCGGTTCGTGGGCAATGCCGCGCGCTTCGATTTCGGGCGTTCCTACCAGTTCAAGCAGCCGGTCGCCGATCTCATCGGATCCCGTCTGCCCGCAACCTTCGAGCTTTCCCTCGTCTCCGCGATCCTGTCGCTTCTGATCGGCATCCCGATGGGCGTCTATACCGGGCTCAACCGGACATCGTGGCTCTCGAAGGTGTTCCTGACGATCTCGCTCATAGGCATATCGCTGCCCACCTTCTTCATCGGCATCCTCCTGATCTTCGTCTTTTCCGTAACCCTGCAATGGTTGCCGAGTTTCGGGCGCGGCGAGGTGGTGGATCTGGGCTTCTGGACGACGGGGTTCCTGACCGTTTCCGGCCTCAAGGCCCTCATCATGCCGGCGATCACGCTGGGGCTGTTCCAGATGACGCTGATCATGCGGCTGGTGCGTTCCGAAATGCTGGAAGTGATCCGCGCCGATTACATCAAGTTCGCCCGCGCCCGCGGTCTGCCCGACCGGATCGTCCATTTCCGCCATGCGCTGAAGAACACGCTGGTGCCGGTCATCACCATCACCGGCCTGCAGCTCGGCTCCATCATCGCGTTTGCCATCATCACCGAGACGGTGTTCCAGTGGCCGGGCATGGGGCTTTTGTTCCTGCAGGCCGTGCAGAATGTCGATATCCCGATCATGGCCGCCTACCTCATGCTGATCGCCTTCGTCTTCGTGGTGATCAACCTGATCGTCGACATCCTCTATTTCGTGGTCGATCCGCGCCTGCGCGTGGAACGGACGGTGCAGACATGA
- a CDS encoding ABC transporter substrate-binding protein yields MRIRNAALVTGLAAALLAAAPASAKTFKYAFQGVLSTLEPYALNETFTLGTLGNVYEGLIYRDKDLKIQPALAESWEILSPTKWRFHLRKGVKFHNGGDFNADDVVFSADRVRAKGSDLTSYLGADVKVVKVDDYTVDFELSSPNPILHYQWEFWYIVDKEWTEEHDAVAITSASDTSPNYAALNANGTGPYAIVSHEAGVKTVFEKNAGYWGSLEGNVDRVELTPIAQDATRVAALLSGEMDMVYPVPVQDIPRVDANEGTRALTGPELRTIFLGMDQRRDELKYSNVKGKNPFKDVRVRKAFYQAIDENVIVKKVMRGLATPSALMISPFMFDRAGEFERYPYDPKAAKALLAEAGYPDGFEVGMDCPNDRYVNDEAICQAVTSYLARVGIKVDLNAQPKAKYFAKILASGDYDTSFYLLGWTPSSFDAHNVLSALMNCRDDSGAGSPFNNGGWCDEEVDALTAKVLVENDKAKRDQMIYEAFKKANDDVRYIPLHQQGLAWGVADDVDLAQRADNVLSFRYVNVTD; encoded by the coding sequence ATGCGCATCCGCAATGCCGCCCTCGTGACCGGTCTGGCCGCTGCTCTGCTCGCAGCCGCGCCGGCCAGCGCCAAGACCTTCAAATACGCCTTCCAGGGCGTGCTCAGCACGCTGGAGCCTTATGCGCTCAACGAGACCTTCACGCTGGGCACGCTCGGCAATGTCTACGAGGGGCTGATCTATCGCGACAAGGATCTGAAGATCCAGCCTGCGCTTGCCGAAAGCTGGGAAATCCTCTCCCCCACCAAGTGGCGCTTCCACTTGCGCAAGGGCGTGAAGTTCCACAATGGCGGCGATTTCAACGCCGATGACGTGGTGTTTTCCGCCGACCGCGTGCGCGCGAAGGGCTCCGACCTCACCAGCTATCTCGGCGCGGATGTGAAGGTCGTCAAGGTCGATGACTACACGGTCGATTTCGAACTGAGCAGCCCCAACCCGATCCTGCATTACCAGTGGGAGTTCTGGTACATCGTCGACAAGGAGTGGACCGAGGAGCATGACGCGGTGGCGATCACCTCCGCCTCCGACACCAGTCCGAACTATGCCGCGCTCAATGCCAATGGCACGGGACCTTACGCGATTGTCAGCCACGAGGCCGGCGTCAAGACGGTGTTTGAGAAGAACGCCGGCTATTGGGGCTCGCTTGAAGGCAATGTGGATCGGGTGGAGCTGACCCCCATCGCCCAGGACGCGACCCGCGTGGCGGCGCTTCTTTCCGGCGAGATGGACATGGTCTACCCGGTGCCGGTTCAGGACATTCCGCGCGTCGATGCCAACGAGGGCACCCGCGCCCTGACCGGTCCGGAACTGCGCACGATCTTCCTCGGCATGGACCAGCGCCGCGACGAGCTGAAATATTCCAACGTCAAGGGAAAGAACCCCTTCAAGGACGTTCGCGTGCGCAAGGCCTTCTATCAGGCCATCGACGAGAACGTGATCGTCAAGAAGGTGATGCGCGGCCTCGCGACGCCGTCGGCCCTGATGATCTCGCCGTTCATGTTCGATCGCGCCGGTGAATTCGAACGCTACCCCTATGATCCCAAGGCGGCCAAGGCGCTGCTGGCGGAAGCGGGCTATCCGGACGGGTTCGAGGTGGGCATGGACTGCCCGAACGACCGCTATGTGAACGACGAGGCGATCTGCCAGGCGGTCACGTCCTATCTGGCGCGCGTCGGCATCAAGGTGGATCTGAACGCCCAGCCCAAGGCGAAGTATTTCGCCAAGATCCTGGCATCGGGCGACTATGACACCTCCTTCTACCTGCTGGGCTGGACGCCGAGCTCGTTCGACGCCCACAACGTGTTGTCCGCGCTGATGAATTGCCGTGACGATTCCGGTGCAGGCTCGCCGTTCAACAATGGCGGCTGGTGCGACGAGGAGGTCGATGCGCTGACCGCCAAGGTGCTTGTCGAGAACGACAAGGCAAAGCGCGACCAGATGATCTATGAGGCCTTCAAGAAGGCCAATGACGATGTCCGCTACATTCCGCTGCACCAGCAGGGCCTTGCCTGGGGCGTGGCGGACGACGTGGATCTTGCCCAGCGCGCCGACAACGTCCTGTCGTTCCGATATGTGAACGTGACGGACTAA